A part of Melospiza georgiana isolate bMelGeo1 chromosome 16, bMelGeo1.pri, whole genome shotgun sequence genomic DNA contains:
- the COG7 gene encoding conserved oligomeric Golgi complex subunit 7, which translates to MDFSRFLSDEFEVKGWVNAAFRAVQQEAPGKVDAHAATLVMKLQLFIQEVNNAVEETSHQALQNMPRVLREVEVLKQEATFLKEQMILVKEDIKKFEEDTAQSMQVLVEIDRVKSRMQLAAESLQEADKWSTLSADIEETLKTQDVSLISAKLTSMQSSLAMLVDTPDYSEKCVHLEALKNRLEAMASPQIVAAFNSQSVDQAKMFVKVFTEIDRMPQLLAYYYKCHKVQLVAVWQELCQSDLSLDRQLTELYDTLLGTWHSQLQWAAQVFKNPHEVVTVLLIQTLGALVPSIPVCLSTAMERTGQDTKLAQLLELHDATVHFAKGLEVAMLPNLKEQNLVKVMELVEVVYAPYKPYQLEYGDLEEENLLIQISAVPLEHWEVMDCVQELSHSVSKLFTLAAGAIDSCVKLTDGLGVCGLLRALKALFSKYTSDFTNTLQSIRKKCKLDDVLADSPFQEDWTAFQNSVRIISICGELLHQCGDFEQQLANRILSTAGKYLSDSYSPCSFSGLQDTSSAERKSSIKNPWQEYNYLSKENPSEYASLMETLYTLKEKGTSNLALLSPSRAALARLNQQSHQLAFDSVFLRIKQQLLLLPSMEGWSSGGLGETLTDDLPNFSLTPLEYISNIGQYIMSLPLHLEPFVTQEDSALELALHAGKLPYPPEQGEELPELDNVADYWLGSIARATMQTYCEAILQIPQLTAHSTKQLATDIDYLINVMDALGLQPSRALQNIVTLLKAKPEEFRQAAKSLPRRMAAGIAAMRGLEA; encoded by the exons ATGGATTTCTCGCGGTTCCTGTCGGACGAGTTCGAGGTGAAGGGCTGGGTGAACGCGGCGTTCCGCGCCGTGCAGCAGGAGGCCCCGGGCAAGGTGGACGCGCACGCCGCCACGCTGGTGAtgaagctgcagctcttcatCCAGGAGGTCAACAACGCCGTGGAAG AAACAAGCCACCAGGCTCTGCAGAACATGCCCAGAGTCCTCCGGGAAGTGGAAGTCTTGAAACAGGAGGCAACGTTCCTGAAGGAGCAGATGATCCTCGTTAAAGAGGATATAAAGAAGTTCGAAGAAGACACAGCTCAGTCCATGCAG GTCCTGGTAGAGATTGACCGGGTGAAGTCCAGGATGCAGCTGGCTGCCGAGTCACTTCAGGAAGCAGACAAATGGAGCACACTAAGTGCAGATATTGAGGAGACTCTTAAAACACAG GACGTGTCCCTGATCTCAGCCAAGCTGACGAGcatgcagagcagcctggccatgCTGGTGGACACGCCGGATTACTCAGAGAAGTGCGTGCACCTGGAGGCGCTGAAGAACCGCCTGGAGGCCATGGCCAGCCCCCAGATTGTTGCTGCTTTCAACTCCCAGTCTGTAG atCAGGCAAAAATGTTTGTTAAAGTCTTCACTGAAATCGATCGGatgccccagctcctggcttACTATTACAAGTGTCACAAG GTGCAGCTGGTGGCCGTGTGGCAGGAGCTTTGCCAGAGTGACCTGAGCTTGGATCGCCAGCTGACCGAGCTGTACGACACCCTCCTGGGcacctggcacagccagctccagtGGGCAGCGCAG GTTTTCAAGAACCCGCATGAAGTGGTGACGGTGCTGTTGATTCAGACCCTGGGAGCCCTGGTGCCTTCCATCCCCGTGTGTCTCAGCACTGCCATGGAGAGGACGGGCCAGGACACCAAGCtggcccagctgctggagctccacGATGCCACCGTGCACTTTGCCAAGGGGCTGGAGGTGGCCATGCTGCCAAACCTCA AGGAGCAGAACCTGGTGAAAGTGATGGAGCTCGTGGAAGTGGTGTATGCTCCCTACAAGCCCTATCAGCTCGAGTATGGAGACCTGGAAGAAGAGAATCTCCTCATCCAGATCAGTGCAGTGCCCTTG GAGCACTGGGAGGTGATGGATtgtgtgcaggagctgagccaCTCGGTCAGCAAGCTGTTCACGCTGGCGGCCGGGGCCATCGACAGCTGCGTCAAGCTCACGGATGGCCTGGGCGTGTgtgggctgctcagggccctcAAGGCCCTCTTCTCCAA gTACACATCTGACTTCACAAACACACTGCAGTCCATACGAAAGAAATGTAAACTGGATGATGTCCTGGCAGATTCCCCGTTCCAGGAGGACTGGACTGCCTTCCAGAACTCTGTCCG GATAATTTCCATTTGTGGTGAACTCCTTCATCAGTGTGGAGACTTTGAGCAGCAGCTGGCCAACAG GATTTTGTCAACTGCTGGGAAGTATCTCTCAGACTCCTACAGCCCTTGCAGTTTTTCTGGCTTGCAGGACACCAGTTCTGCAGAAAGGAAGAGCTCCATAAAAAATCCCTGGCAGGAATACAATTATCTCTCGAAGGAGAATCCATCTGAGTATGCCAGCCTTATGGAAACACTTTACACTCTGAAG gagaagggcaCCAGTAACCTGGCGCTGCTGTCGCCGTCGCGGGCGGCGCTGGCGCGCCTGAACCAGCAGTCGCACCAGCTGGCCTTCGACTCGGTGTTCCTGCGCAtcaaacagcagctgctgctgctgcccagcatgGAG GGCTGGAGTTCTGGTGGCCTTGGTGAGACCCTGACAGATGACCTGCCAAACTTCAGCCTGACCCCTCTGGAATACATCAGCAAT ATTGGGCAATACATTATGTCTCTTCCTCTGCACCTTGAGCCATTTGTCACTCAAGAGGATTCGGCTTTGGAACTGGCATTACATGCTGGAAAGCTGCCATACCCCCCAGAGCAAG GGGAGGAGCTGCCCGAGCTGGACAACGTGGCTGACTACTGGCTGGGCTCCATCGCCAGGGCCACCATGCAGACCTACTGCGAGGCCATCCTGCAGATCCCACAGCTCACAGCCCACTCCACCAAGCAGCTGGCCACGGACATTG ATTATCTCATAAACGTGATGGATGCCCTGGGCCTGCAGCCCTCACGGGCGCTGCAGAACATCGTGACCCTGCTGAAGGCCAAGCCAGAGGAGTTTCGCCAGGCTGCCAAGAGCCTGCCCCGCCGGATGGCCGCTGGCATCGCAGCCATGAGGGGCCTGGAGGCTtag